In Brevibacterium zhoupengii, the following are encoded in one genomic region:
- a CDS encoding phosphotransferase, producing the protein MTLTDLHSAGDEATAEFANLPFVTELRSAEALSQRLGFPVVPNRIRVKPGRSAIVSWSREAGSRLGGLEDWGWTAVVTSADKLGNIRRRAARHNETVTVHECSEPRSAGVTGSVLLSGSVAADSKLGKEAARAIARLNGEIDVIGYNPGRRVLLKHTPEHSGVCEFIRIGTRSQQHLVETASQWADWGLPTLPVESFGSEGTAVRSPWWGTGDLETTPDLAMTEEVGVIIAELHRHTPAEVVSGSTPSPLEQAEDTATLLAQLLPEAGNTVQDIVRTLRLRIGHESLSGAAADGGSRAIHGDLSPDQVLVGHSECRIIDLDRASVGPVGMDLGRWVAACRRRTDEDGTSLEDGFLDGYRAAGGVDIDVEAWAVWAMLVTAVEPWRTCRPDWQQATRQAINAAQRALAANVERMSK; encoded by the coding sequence CGCCGGTGATGAGGCAACGGCGGAGTTCGCGAACCTGCCGTTTGTGACCGAGCTCAGATCGGCCGAGGCGCTCTCGCAGCGCTTGGGTTTTCCCGTCGTGCCCAACCGCATTCGGGTCAAACCCGGTCGCAGTGCCATCGTGTCCTGGTCGCGGGAAGCCGGGAGCCGCCTCGGCGGGCTGGAGGACTGGGGGTGGACTGCGGTTGTGACCAGCGCTGACAAGCTGGGCAACATTCGCAGGCGTGCTGCCCGGCACAACGAGACGGTCACCGTGCACGAATGCAGCGAACCACGATCTGCCGGTGTCACCGGCAGTGTGCTGCTGAGTGGATCGGTGGCGGCGGATTCGAAGTTGGGGAAGGAGGCTGCTCGCGCGATTGCACGGTTGAACGGTGAGATCGACGTCATCGGCTACAACCCCGGTCGGCGGGTCCTGCTCAAGCACACACCGGAGCATTCGGGGGTGTGCGAGTTCATCCGCATCGGCACCCGTTCCCAGCAGCACCTGGTTGAGACCGCCAGCCAGTGGGCTGACTGGGGGCTGCCGACCCTCCCCGTCGAATCCTTCGGCAGCGAGGGAACGGCTGTGCGCTCTCCCTGGTGGGGGACCGGCGACCTCGAGACGACCCCGGACCTCGCTATGACCGAGGAAGTGGGAGTCATCATCGCAGAACTTCACCGCCACACCCCCGCCGAGGTGGTCTCCGGTTCCACTCCATCGCCGTTGGAGCAAGCCGAGGACACTGCAACGTTGTTGGCACAACTGCTGCCCGAGGCTGGCAACACAGTCCAGGACATTGTTCGGACGCTTCGACTGCGGATCGGGCACGAGTCCCTCTCCGGTGCTGCAGCAGATGGCGGCTCCCGTGCGATTCATGGGGATCTCAGCCCCGATCAGGTGCTCGTCGGTCATTCGGAATGTCGCATCATCGACCTCGACCGGGCCAGTGTCGGCCCTGTCGGGATGGACCTTGGCCGATGGGTGGCCGCCTGTCGACGACGCACCGACGAGGACGGCACGTCCCTCGAAGACGGGTTCCTCGACGGCTACCGAGCAGCAGGTGGGGTCGACATCGATGTGGAGGCCTGGGCTGTCTGGGCCATGCTCGTCACGGCCGTCGAGCCGTGGCGCACCTGCCGGCCTGATTGGCAGCAGGCCACAAGGCAGGCCATCAATGCAGCTCAGCGGGCTCTGGCCGCGAATGTAGAGCGGATGTCGAAATGA